In Neisseriaceae bacterium CLB008, one genomic interval encodes:
- a CDS encoding nitrilase-related carbon-nitrogen hydrolase, translating to MIKPYGVVGLIPTTWGIHRRADIMRNLDHIEELAEGAIWLSSLDLPVRLLLLPEGALQGFTDEALDTPVAEFLADGAIDIPGPETDRLALFAQKHQIYIMAQAKVREADWPGIMFNVGFIINPNGEIILQHHKMSALLPCERSASPHDLFDQWIERYGYQLDAFWPVAHTEIGNLGVMMAMEGNFPENGRGLAVNGAEVVYRASMPTPFTQNDIFDISNRARALENNFYVLAPNLGPVYLQPNSQAPVDCSGSLSSIIDYKGRVIGKQHDTNGSSYVYGVVDIEALRHHRTHAATTNWLKDVRTECAKLIYERPLYPKNLYASEPQGSHQTYKDTVLTPQIQYMIDQGIWQKSGYDQ from the coding sequence ATGATTAAACCCTATGGCGTCGTTGGCCTTATTCCCACCACTTGGGGCATTCATCGGCGCGCCGACATCATGCGCAATTTAGACCATATTGAAGAATTGGCAGAGGGCGCCATCTGGCTGTCTTCTTTAGACCTACCGGTACGCCTTTTACTGCTGCCTGAAGGCGCACTGCAAGGCTTTACCGACGAAGCCTTAGACACGCCCGTCGCCGAGTTCTTGGCCGATGGCGCCATCGACATCCCGGGCCCAGAAACCGACCGCCTCGCGCTTTTCGCTCAAAAGCACCAAATTTACATCATGGCTCAGGCCAAAGTCAGAGAGGCCGACTGGCCCGGCATCATGTTCAACGTGGGTTTCATCATCAACCCTAACGGCGAAATCATCCTGCAACATCACAAAATGTCTGCCCTGTTACCGTGCGAACGCTCAGCCTCTCCCCACGATTTATTTGACCAATGGATTGAACGCTACGGCTACCAACTCGATGCTTTCTGGCCCGTTGCCCACACTGAAATCGGTAACCTTGGCGTGATGATGGCGATGGAAGGTAATTTCCCCGAAAACGGGCGCGGCCTCGCCGTGAATGGTGCTGAAGTAGTTTATCGCGCCTCCATGCCCACACCGTTTACCCAAAACGATATTTTCGACATTTCCAACCGCGCTCGCGCCTTAGAAAACAATTTCTACGTATTGGCGCCCAACCTTGGACCGGTTTATCTACAACCAAACAGCCAGGCGCCAGTGGATTGCTCCGGCAGCCTCTCATCCATCATCGACTACAAAGGCCGCGTCATTGGTAAGCAACACGACACCAACGGCTCTTCCTACGTCTACGGCGTGGTCGACATTGAGGCCTTACGCCATCATCGCACCCACGCCGCCACAACCAATTGGCTTAAAGACGTCAGAACCGAATGCGCCAAGCTTATATATGAACGCCCCCTTTATCCTAAAAACCTCTACGCCTCTGAACCCCAAGGTTCGCATCAAACCTATAAGGATACGGTATTGACGCCACAAATTCAGTACATGATCGATCAAGGCATTTGGCAAAAAAGCGGCTACGACCAGTAG
- a CDS encoding MarR family winged helix-turn-helix transcriptional regulator yields MTENAMKEDEFFSIARGPLGYLLRQAANVYRTRMESALQEMDVTGPQFTILTIIAESPGCSNADVARLALLTPQTVSLIVAKLVDLGLIEKQGHPIYKRVQVLTITAQGLRVLDQCAVKVAALEASLSAGFSAEEAAVIRRWIAHVIEQQAL; encoded by the coding sequence ATGACTGAAAATGCAATGAAAGAAGATGAGTTTTTTTCGATCGCCCGTGGGCCCTTGGGTTATTTACTGCGTCAGGCTGCTAATGTGTACCGCACCAGAATGGAGTCGGCGCTACAGGAAATGGACGTGACAGGCCCACAATTCACGATTTTGACGATTATTGCCGAGTCACCAGGGTGTTCGAATGCAGATGTGGCGCGTTTGGCCCTATTGACGCCACAGACGGTGAGCCTCATTGTGGCCAAGCTGGTTGATTTGGGTTTGATTGAAAAGCAGGGGCATCCGATTTATAAGCGGGTACAGGTATTGACCATCACGGCGCAGGGCTTGCGTGTGTTGGATCAGTGTGCGGTTAAAGTGGCGGCTTTAGAGGCGAGCCTGTCGGCGGGCTTTAGCGCAGAAGAGGCGGCGGTGATTCGGCGTTGGATTGCGCATGTAATCGAGCAGCAGGCGCTTTAA
- a CDS encoding thioredoxin family protein, with protein sequence MSAKLFTPIASLDEALVLINSLPAVFVYIGSPHCGVCHALKPQLAARLAHHDQVRFIELDASALPAVASTFHALTLPVLLLFIEGQERLRAARFVNTPQFQADFERALSLN encoded by the coding sequence ATGAGCGCTAAGCTATTCACCCCCATCGCCAGCCTAGATGAGGCCTTAGTCCTCATCAACAGCCTGCCTGCGGTATTTGTCTACATTGGTAGCCCACACTGCGGCGTTTGCCATGCGCTCAAACCACAGCTCGCCGCCCGGCTGGCCCACCATGATCAGGTACGCTTCATCGAACTAGACGCCAGCGCTCTGCCGGCTGTGGCCAGCACCTTCCATGCCCTAACCCTACCGGTGCTGCTGCTGTTCATCGAAGGCCAAGAACGGCTTCGAGCCGCGCGCTTCGTCAATACCCCCCAGTTTCAGGCTGATTTTGAGCGCGCGTTAAGCCTCAATTAA